From a single Alloactinosynnema sp. L-07 genomic region:
- a CDS encoding 1,4-dihydroxy-2-naphthoyl-CoA synthase has translation MADREVSELFDPAQWREIDGFDFTDITYHRAVDTGAVRIAFDRPEVRNAFRPHTVDELYRALDHARMSSDVGCVLLTGNGPSAKDGGWAFCSGGDQRIRGRTGYQYASGETAETVDPARAGRLHILECQRLIRFMPKVVIAVVPGWAAGGGHSLHVTCDLTLASTEHARFKQTDADVGSFDGGFGSAYLARQVGQKFAREIFFLGRTYTAEDMVKMGAVNQAVPHAELEATALEWAREINGKSPTAQRMLKYAFNAIDDGLVGQQIFAGETTRLAYMTDEAVEGRDSFLEKRDPDWSRFPYYY, from the coding sequence GTGGCTGACCGCGAGGTATCCGAGTTGTTCGACCCGGCGCAGTGGCGCGAGATCGACGGGTTCGACTTCACCGACATCACCTACCACCGCGCCGTGGACACCGGAGCCGTCCGGATCGCGTTCGACCGGCCCGAGGTCCGAAACGCCTTCCGCCCGCACACGGTGGACGAGCTGTATCGCGCACTCGACCACGCGCGGATGAGCTCCGATGTGGGCTGCGTGCTGCTCACCGGCAACGGCCCGTCGGCCAAGGACGGCGGCTGGGCCTTCTGCAGCGGCGGTGACCAGCGCATTCGCGGCCGCACGGGCTACCAGTACGCCAGCGGCGAGACCGCCGAGACAGTCGACCCCGCCCGCGCGGGCCGCCTGCACATCCTGGAGTGCCAGCGGCTGATCCGGTTCATGCCCAAGGTCGTCATCGCCGTGGTCCCTGGCTGGGCGGCGGGCGGGGGGCACAGCCTGCACGTGACCTGCGACCTGACCCTGGCCAGCACCGAGCACGCCCGCTTCAAGCAGACCGACGCCGACGTCGGCAGCTTCGACGGCGGATTCGGCTCGGCCTACCTGGCCCGCCAGGTCGGCCAGAAGTTCGCCCGCGAGATCTTCTTCCTCGGCCGCACGTACACCGCCGAGGACATGGTCAAGATGGGCGCGGTCAACCAGGCGGTGCCACACGCGGAGCTGGAAGCGACCGCCCTGGAGTGGGCGCGGGAGATCAACGGCAAGTCGCCGACGGCGCAGCGGATGCTCAAGTACGCGTTCAACGCCATCGACGACGGGCTCGTTGGCCAGCAGATCTTCGCGGGCGAGACCACCCGGTTGGCCTACATGACCGACGAGGCCGTCGAGGGCCGCGACTCGTTCCTGGAGAAGCGCGACCCGGACTGGTCGCGCTTTCCTTATTACTACTAG